The DNA sequence GGCGGCAGGTCTCGCTGATCGAGGCCGAAAGCTGGGCGGCGGCGCTGGCCGATTGCGGCGGCATGCTGGATTGGTGGCACGCCCGGCGCAATTTGCTGGTGAGCGGCCTTGGTATCCCGCACAGGGTGGGAACGCGGATCGCCATCGGTAAGACGCTCGTCATCGAAGTGCTCGACGAGTGCGACCCGTGCGAGCGGATGGAGGCCCTGCATCCGGGCTTGCGCGCGGCGATGGCGCCGGATTGGCGCGGCGGCTTTCTGGGGCGGGTATTGGCGGACGGCGAAATCGCCGTCGGCGATGAAGCGAGGATCATCTAGCTTATGGCGAATTTCCGCACTCTCGACGATCTGGGCGACGTGCGCGGCAAGGTCGCGCTGGTCCGCGTCGATCTGAACATGCCGATGTCCGGCGGCCGCGTCACCGATCTCACCCGCGCGCGGGCCGTGGCGCCCACCATATTGGAACTGGCCGATGCCGGGGCCAAGGTGCTGCTGCTGGCCCATTTCGGTCGCCCAAAGGGCGAACGCAGCTCCACCATGTCGCTCAGCCTGGTGCAGGGCGCGGTGGAGGAAGTGCTCGGCCGCGAAGTGATGTTCATCCCCGAGGTTGCCGGCCCCGTGGTGCAGCAGGCGATCGGCATCCTGCGCCCGGGCGATATCGGCATCCTTGAAAACACCCGTTTCTGGCCGGGCGAGGAGAAGAACGATCCGGATTTCGCCCGCGCCATTGCGGCCAATGGCGATTTCTATGTGAACGATGCCTTCTCCGCCGCCCACCGCGCCCATGCCAGCACCGAAGGGCTGGCGCGGCTGCTGCCGGCCTATGCCGGCCGCGCGATGCAGAAGGAGCTGGAGGCGCTGGACGCTGCGCTCGGCAATCCGCAGAAACCGGTGGCGGCGGTGGTCGGCGGGGCCAAGGTTTCGACCAAGCTCGCGGTGCTGGAGCATCTCGTCGGGCAGGTGGATCATCTGATCATCGGCGGCGGCATGGCCAACACCTTTCTCGCCGCGCGCGGGGTGGATGTGGGCAAGTCGCTGTGCGAGCACGATCTGGCCTCCACGGCGGATGCGATCATGGCAGCAGCGGACAAGGCCGGCTGCACCGTGCATCTGCCCTATGACGTGGTGGTGGCGAAGGAATTTGCCGCCAATCCGCCCAGCCTGCGCAGCTGCAACGTGCATGAAGTGGCGGCGGACGAGATGATCCTCGACGTTGGGCCGCAGGCGGTGGAGGCGCTGGGCGATGTGCTCAAGACCTGCCGCACGCTGGTGTGGAACGGGCCCATGGGCGCCTTCGAGACACCGCCCTTCGATGCGGCCACGGTTGCGCTGGCGAAGGTCGCGGCAGCGCTGACCAAGGAAGGTTCGCTGGTGTCGGTGGCGGGCGGCGGCGATACGGTCGCGGCGCTGCATCATGCCGGCGTGGCGGAGGATTTCAGCTATATCTCCACCGCCGGCGGGGCCTTCCTCGAATGGATGGAAGGCCGGGAACTGCCCGGTGTGGCGGCGCTTGCGAGATAGCGCGGGGCGCATCGGACTGGGAATGGGTTGGCCCGCCGGCGTGCGGGCGCGTGTCAGCATCAGCTAGGGGTTACGGCGAATGAACGAGCAGGAAATGACCGCCAAGATGGCGAAGGGCGACGGCTTCATCGCGGCGCTGGACCAGAGCGGCGGCTCCACCCCCAAGGCGCTGCGCGCCTATGGCGTCTCCGACGACGAGTGGAGCACCGAGGACGAGATGTTCGGCAAGATCCACGAGATGCGCTGCCGCATCATCACCGCGCCCAGCTTCAGCGGCGACAAGGTGGTCGGCGCGATCCTGTTCGAAAAGACCATGGACGGCATGGTCGGCGGCAAGACGGTGCCCGCCGCGCTGATCGAGAAGGGCGTGGTGCCCTTCATCAAGATCGACAAGGGGCTGGAGGACGAGGCGGACGGCGTGCAGCTGATGAAGCCCATGCCGGGCCTCGATGCGCTGCTGGCCCGGGCGAAGGGCCTCGGCGTGTTCGGCACCAAGGAACGCTCGGTCATCAACAAGGCCTCGCCCAGCGGCATCGCGGCTATCGTGGCGCAGCAGTTCGAAGTGGGCCGGCAGGTGATCGCCGCGGGCCTCATGCCGATCCTGGAGCCGGAATATTCGATCAAGGCCGAAGATCGCGCGGAAGGCGAAGCGATCCTGCGCGACGAGATCCTGAAGGCGCTCGATGCGCTGCCCGAAGGCCAGCAGGTGATGCTGAAGCTCTCCATCCCGGCGGTGCCGAACAGCTACAAGGCGCTGGTCGATCACCCCAAGGTGCTGAAGGTGGTGGCGCTTTCAGGCGGCTACAGCCGTGACGAGGCCTGCGCCGAGCTGGCCAAGAACGACGGCATGATCGCCAGCTTCAGCCGCGCCCTGCTGGAAGAGTTGCGCGCGGGCATGAGCGATGCGGAATTCGACGCCACGCTGGGCGAGGCGATCGATGCGATCCACGCCGCCAGCACGCAGAAGGTGGCCGCCTGACCCGTCAGGCGCCTCCTTCATAGGCAAAGCGATAATCGGGGGCGGGCGTTTCGGCGCCCGCCCTTTTTTCTGGCTGGCCGGACACGAGGGTGAGCGTGGTGCCATGCGTGGCATGCGCTTCCCCCAGCGTGAGATCGGCGGTTTCGCGCCAGCCGTCCCCCGCGATGCGCGTGGTGACCACCAGCCGCCCGGCCCAGACGCAGCGGGCGTTTTCGGGGCAGCGGCTGTCTTCCGCCACCTTCACCGGCGTCACCACCAGCGAACCCGCCTGCACCGGCTGCCCCAGCGGGACGAGGCTGCCCGCCGCGGCCGGGGGCGTGGCGGCAGGCGTGGTGGCGCAGGCGCTGAGTGAAACGAGGGCGAGGGCGGGAATCGCGAGAAGCTGCTTCATGCCCGCCAGATAGGGGCGCCGCGGCTTGCCCGCCAGTGAACCGGCCGCGATGGAACCTGTTGGCGGCCGGCCTCACGCCCCGTATAGGCCCGCGCCATGTCAGACTGCCAGCTCTACCTCATTTCCCCGCTCGACGTCTCCGGCCCCTTTGCGCAGCGGCTGGAGCGGGCGCTGGACGCGGGGCCGGTGGCGGCCTTCCAGTTCCGCGTGAAGGACATGGACCAGCATCAGGCGGCGCGCCTAGCGGAACCGCTGCAGGCGATCTGCGCCGCGCGCGAAGTGGCCTTCATCGTCAATGACAGCATCGCGCTCGCCAAGCGTCTGGGGGCCGATGGCGTCCATCTGGGGCAGGGCGACGGCGAGGTGGCCGAAGCGCGCGAGGCGCTGGGCCGCGAGGCGCAGATCGGCGTCACCTGCCACGCCAGCCGCCATCTGGCGATGGAAGCCGGCGATGCAGGCGCGGACTACGTGGCCTTCGGATCCTTCTTCCCCAGCAGCACCAAGGCCAGCGAGCACCGGCCGGAGCCGGAGCTGCTGCGCTGGTGGCAGAGCCTGTTCGAGATCCCCTGCGTCGCCATCGGCGGCATCACGCCCGAAAATTGCGCCCCGCTGGTGGAAGCGGGGGCCGATTTCCTCGCGGTGAGCGGAGCGGTGTGGAAC is a window from the Altererythrobacter sp. B11 genome containing:
- a CDS encoding MOSC domain-containing protein encodes the protein MGGKLAGIARHDRPKGAMERLDAVSVTSAAGVAGDYRGALASGKLIPRRQVSLIEAESWAAALADCGGMLDWWHARRNLLVSGLGIPHRVGTRIAIGKTLVIEVLDECDPCERMEALHPGLRAAMAPDWRGGFLGRVLADGEIAVGDEARII
- the thiE gene encoding thiamine phosphate synthase, with protein sequence MSDCQLYLISPLDVSGPFAQRLERALDAGPVAAFQFRVKDMDQHQAARLAEPLQAICAAREVAFIVNDSIALAKRLGADGVHLGQGDGEVAEAREALGREAQIGVTCHASRHLAMEAGDAGADYVAFGSFFPSSTKASEHRPEPELLRWWQSLFEIPCVAIGGITPENCAPLVEAGADFLAVSGAVWNGDEAAAVRAFAQRL
- a CDS encoding fructose bisphosphate aldolase; amino-acid sequence: MNEQEMTAKMAKGDGFIAALDQSGGSTPKALRAYGVSDDEWSTEDEMFGKIHEMRCRIITAPSFSGDKVVGAILFEKTMDGMVGGKTVPAALIEKGVVPFIKIDKGLEDEADGVQLMKPMPGLDALLARAKGLGVFGTKERSVINKASPSGIAAIVAQQFEVGRQVIAAGLMPILEPEYSIKAEDRAEGEAILRDEILKALDALPEGQQVMLKLSIPAVPNSYKALVDHPKVLKVVALSGGYSRDEACAELAKNDGMIASFSRALLEELRAGMSDAEFDATLGEAIDAIHAASTQKVAA
- a CDS encoding phosphoglycerate kinase, whose protein sequence is MANFRTLDDLGDVRGKVALVRVDLNMPMSGGRVTDLTRARAVAPTILELADAGAKVLLLAHFGRPKGERSSTMSLSLVQGAVEEVLGREVMFIPEVAGPVVQQAIGILRPGDIGILENTRFWPGEEKNDPDFARAIAANGDFYVNDAFSAAHRAHASTEGLARLLPAYAGRAMQKELEALDAALGNPQKPVAAVVGGAKVSTKLAVLEHLVGQVDHLIIGGGMANTFLAARGVDVGKSLCEHDLASTADAIMAAADKAGCTVHLPYDVVVAKEFAANPPSLRSCNVHEVAADEMILDVGPQAVEALGDVLKTCRTLVWNGPMGAFETPPFDAATVALAKVAAALTKEGSLVSVAGGGDTVAALHHAGVAEDFSYISTAGGAFLEWMEGRELPGVAALAR